The proteins below are encoded in one region of Nitrospira sp.:
- a CDS encoding pyruvate kinase: protein MRKAKIVSTIGPASDSLEMLDRLIGAGMDAARLNFSHSTHDSHAAAISAIREAADRRGTTVAIIQDLQGPRLRVGELPEAGVDVTAGQTVRLRPTGATTDRTLDPGTRGHSEVIEIPVAYQSLTRDLRPGARILINDGSVELVADRIGEGAVDCLVETGGWIGSHKGINLPGTDVSAPALTDKDRDDIRFGVSHQVDYIALSFVRGPDDIRMARRVVEACGGHQPIIAKIERAEALTALDAILDAADGVMIARGDLGVEMGPEFVPMLQKRIIAEANRRRRLVITATQMLESMIQQPRPTRAEASDVANAVLDGTDAVMLSAETAVGAHAYASVKVMDRIIRAAETGAETETKSRQEPERDNESIPEAICTAAFYAVSSIRARAIVAFSELGRTAQLISKQRPAAPIIAFTPHEFVRRQMALYWGVIPRTMMPIDQTDTRVDEAVRRVKGEGLVKTGERVVILSGTSIGYPGGTNYLKLQEVD, encoded by the coding sequence ATGCGAAAAGCCAAGATTGTTTCTACTATCGGCCCAGCCAGTGATTCGTTGGAGATGCTCGATCGCCTGATCGGGGCCGGCATGGATGCCGCCCGATTGAATTTCTCGCACAGCACTCATGACTCCCATGCCGCCGCTATCTCGGCAATTCGGGAGGCCGCGGACCGGCGAGGCACCACCGTCGCGATCATCCAAGACTTGCAGGGCCCGCGTCTTCGCGTAGGGGAGTTACCCGAGGCAGGCGTCGACGTGACGGCTGGCCAAACCGTCCGCCTGCGACCGACCGGCGCCACCACCGATCGAACACTCGATCCAGGCACACGTGGCCACTCCGAAGTGATCGAGATCCCCGTGGCCTATCAGTCGCTGACTCGGGACCTCCGTCCCGGCGCTCGAATCTTGATCAACGATGGCTCCGTCGAACTGGTAGCGGATAGAATCGGAGAGGGAGCCGTTGACTGCCTCGTCGAAACGGGAGGATGGATCGGATCGCATAAGGGAATCAACCTCCCGGGCACGGACGTCAGCGCCCCCGCGCTCACTGATAAGGATCGGGATGATATCCGGTTCGGCGTCTCGCATCAGGTCGACTACATCGCGCTCTCGTTTGTCCGAGGCCCGGACGACATCCGGATGGCGCGCCGCGTGGTGGAAGCCTGCGGAGGGCACCAACCCATCATCGCAAAAATCGAACGCGCCGAAGCGCTGACGGCCCTGGACGCCATTCTCGACGCGGCCGACGGCGTGATGATCGCCCGAGGAGATTTGGGGGTCGAAATGGGTCCCGAGTTCGTGCCGATGTTGCAGAAACGGATCATCGCGGAAGCCAACCGCCGGCGCCGTCTGGTCATCACCGCCACGCAGATGCTCGAATCGATGATCCAGCAACCACGGCCGACCAGAGCGGAGGCATCCGACGTCGCCAACGCCGTCTTGGATGGAACCGATGCCGTCATGCTGTCCGCAGAGACGGCGGTGGGTGCCCACGCATACGCGTCGGTCAAAGTCATGGATCGCATTATCCGAGCCGCGGAAACGGGGGCTGAAACGGAGACCAAGTCGCGACAAGAGCCCGAGCGAGACAACGAGTCAATTCCAGAGGCCATTTGCACCGCGGCCTTCTACGCCGTGTCTTCGATCCGAGCCCGTGCCATCGTGGCCTTCAGCGAACTGGGGCGGACGGCTCAGTTGATTTCGAAGCAGCGTCCGGCTGCTCCGATCATCGCATTCACGCCACACGAGTTCGTCAGGAGGCAAATGGCGCTCTACTGGGGTGTGATTCCCCGCACGATGATGCCCATCGATCAGACGGATACCCGGGTGGATGAGGCCGTTCGCCGTGTCAAAGGGGAAGGACTCGTCAAGACCGGCGAGCGGGTCGTGATCCTCTCGGGGACGAGCATTGGCTACCCTGGCGGAACCAACTACCTTAAACTCCAAGAGGTCGACTAG